A section of the Subtercola frigoramans genome encodes:
- the secE gene encoding preprotein translocase subunit SecE, whose product MARKIVDEPSEAVVERAKTDRAAKRNPFSRLVLFIRQVLAELKKVVTPTRKELISYTLVVLVFVVIMMALVSGLDFVFSWLAVFVFGDPGTSPIGS is encoded by the coding sequence GTGGCACGAAAGATAGTCGACGAACCCAGTGAGGCAGTCGTCGAACGCGCCAAGACAGATCGGGCAGCCAAGCGCAACCCGTTCTCGCGTCTCGTTCTTTTCATCAGGCAGGTCCTCGCAGAACTTAAGAAGGTCGTCACTCCGACCCGCAAAGAGCTGATCAGTTACACGCTTGTCGTCCTCGTCTTCGTCGTCATCATGATGGCGCTGGTATCAGGGCTCGACTTCGTCTTCAGCTGGTTGGCCGTCTTCGTGTTCGGTGATCCGGGAACCAGCCCAATCGGCTCGTAG
- the nusG gene encoding transcription termination/antitermination protein NusG, whose translation MSKSNRDDLDLGAAREQSSEVEEAQEGDNIEIESPTDLDALLAAIDGGTGEEHFDSEDVIDIEADAEVNEALDPDSADDTEAALEAIEDEEEIDGAETDAEDDDFISDSVVTADSEGELELEAELAEAAEVDPYEAFRTELRFMPGKWYVIHSYAGFEKRVKQNIESRKSSMGMEDYVYQVEVPMEDVVEIKNGQRKLVTRVRIPGYVLVRMDLNEDSWSVVRHTPGVTGFVGNSHNPTPLRFEEAFSMLKSLVEIIEAPVAKAGGAKGGKAVSRSIPAEIDFEIGETITIKEGSFAGLPGTISEIKPESGKLTVLVSLFERETPVELSFDQVTKL comes from the coding sequence GTGTCTAAGTCAAACCGCGACGATCTCGATCTCGGCGCTGCTCGTGAGCAGTCAAGCGAGGTCGAAGAGGCTCAAGAGGGCGACAACATCGAAATCGAGTCGCCGACCGACCTCGATGCACTTCTGGCAGCCATTGATGGCGGGACCGGCGAAGAGCACTTCGACTCCGAAGACGTCATCGACATCGAGGCCGACGCTGAGGTGAACGAAGCGCTCGACCCCGACAGTGCTGACGACACCGAGGCAGCGCTCGAAGCCATCGAAGACGAAGAAGAGATCGACGGCGCCGAGACCGACGCAGAAGACGACGACTTCATCTCCGATTCCGTGGTGACTGCCGACAGTGAAGGTGAACTCGAACTCGAGGCCGAGCTTGCTGAGGCGGCCGAGGTCGACCCCTACGAAGCGTTCCGCACCGAACTCCGATTCATGCCGGGCAAGTGGTACGTCATCCACTCCTACGCGGGCTTCGAGAAGCGCGTCAAGCAGAACATCGAGAGCCGCAAGAGCTCCATGGGCATGGAGGACTACGTCTACCAGGTCGAGGTCCCGATGGAAGACGTCGTCGAGATCAAGAACGGCCAGCGCAAGCTGGTCACTCGTGTGCGTATCCCCGGGTACGTGCTCGTTCGAATGGACCTCAACGAAGACAGCTGGTCTGTTGTGCGCCACACTCCGGGCGTTACCGGGTTCGTGGGCAACTCGCACAACCCGACGCCGCTTCGTTTCGAAGAGGCTTTCTCCATGCTGAAGAGCCTCGTGGAGATCATCGAAGCGCCCGTGGCGAAGGCCGGCGGGGCGAAGGGCGGCAAGGCCGTCTCCCGTTCGATCCCTGCAGAGATCGACTTCGAGATCGGCGAGACCATCACCATCAAGGAGGGCTCGTTCGCAGGCCTCCCCGGCACGATCAGCGAGATCAAGCCCGAGAGCGGCAAGCTCACGGTTCTGGTCTCCCTGTTCGAGCGCGAGACCCCGGTCGAGCTCAGCTTCGACCAGGTCACCAAGCTGTAG
- a CDS encoding type I restriction-modification system subunit M, with protein sequence MSEQNNATFIWSIADLLRGPYKPHQYGAIVLPFTILRRLDAVLEPTKQAVLAEAKSRADSPSAHVYLTRASGTSFFNTSAFTLQSLMGDPAGIKANLIDYIHGFSENVRDIFDRFEFEKQVEKLDAENLLYLVTQRFAAVDLHPNKVTNIEMGLMFEELIRKFAETSNETAGEHFTPREVIKLMVSLLFIADDEALNQKGVVRSIYDPTAGTGGMLSVADEYLLGQNPDARLVMYGQEINGESYAICKADLVIKGQDINHIVHGDTLTDDGLPGETFDYCLSNPPFGVDWNKQKPAVLKEHEEQGFNGRFGPGLPRVSDGSLLFLLHLVKKLRPKAKGGGRAGIVLNGSPLFTGAAGSGESEIRRYLLENDLLEAIVALPTDMFYNTGIATYIWVIDNDKRPERRGTVQLIDGTGFSQKMRKSLGSKRKELGTEDIARIVQLYGGADQSDVSKTFKNDDFGYRTITVERPLRLNWALTPERLEVALASKPLAKLTDSERTSLAGRVARNDRIETPMYDLKAFTKQLKHLLESANVTLTAPQLKAFIAGLSERDENAPIVTDTKGNTLPDTDARDTENVPLSEDIHTYFAREVLPHVPDAWIDESRTKTGYEIPFTRHFYKYVPPRPLEEIDADLNKLIREITELLNEVEA encoded by the coding sequence ATGTCAGAGCAGAACAACGCCACCTTCATCTGGTCGATCGCAGATCTTCTGCGTGGCCCATACAAGCCGCACCAGTATGGCGCGATCGTGCTGCCGTTCACGATTCTGCGAAGGCTCGATGCGGTACTTGAGCCGACGAAGCAGGCAGTTCTCGCCGAGGCGAAGAGTCGTGCTGACTCACCATCAGCCCACGTGTACCTGACCAGGGCGTCGGGCACCAGCTTCTTCAACACGTCTGCCTTCACCCTGCAATCGCTGATGGGTGACCCGGCCGGCATCAAAGCGAACCTCATCGACTACATCCACGGATTCTCTGAGAACGTGCGCGACATCTTCGACCGCTTCGAGTTCGAGAAGCAGGTCGAGAAGCTCGACGCCGAGAACCTGCTCTATTTGGTGACGCAGCGTTTCGCGGCCGTCGACCTGCACCCGAACAAGGTGACCAACATCGAGATGGGCCTCATGTTCGAGGAGCTCATCCGCAAGTTCGCTGAGACCTCGAACGAGACCGCAGGCGAGCACTTCACCCCGCGCGAAGTCATCAAGCTCATGGTGAGCCTGCTGTTCATCGCCGACGACGAAGCGCTCAATCAGAAGGGTGTCGTTCGTTCGATCTATGACCCGACGGCAGGCACCGGCGGCATGCTGTCTGTCGCTGACGAGTACCTGCTAGGCCAGAATCCGGATGCTCGGCTCGTCATGTACGGGCAAGAGATCAATGGCGAGTCCTACGCCATCTGCAAGGCCGATCTGGTGATCAAAGGCCAAGACATCAACCACATCGTGCACGGCGACACCCTGACCGATGACGGACTGCCGGGCGAGACCTTCGACTATTGCCTCTCCAACCCGCCGTTCGGCGTCGACTGGAACAAGCAGAAGCCAGCGGTGCTCAAGGAACACGAGGAGCAGGGCTTCAACGGGCGCTTCGGCCCCGGTCTGCCCCGAGTCTCTGACGGCTCACTCCTCTTCCTGCTTCATCTGGTCAAGAAGCTCCGCCCCAAGGCGAAGGGCGGCGGCCGCGCCGGCATCGTGCTCAACGGCTCGCCTCTGTTCACCGGGGCAGCGGGCTCCGGAGAGTCGGAGATTCGCCGCTACCTACTCGAGAACGACTTGCTCGAGGCGATCGTCGCCCTGCCGACCGACATGTTCTACAACACCGGCATCGCCACCTACATCTGGGTCATCGACAACGACAAGCGCCCCGAGCGCCGCGGCACCGTGCAACTCATCGACGGAACCGGCTTCTCGCAGAAGATGCGCAAATCGCTCGGCTCCAAGCGCAAAGAACTCGGCACTGAAGATATCGCCCGCATCGTTCAGCTCTACGGCGGCGCAGACCAATCAGATGTCTCCAAGACCTTCAAGAACGACGACTTCGGCTATCGCACGATCACCGTCGAGCGCCCGCTGCGCCTGAACTGGGCGCTCACGCCCGAGCGTCTCGAAGTCGCGTTGGCCTCCAAGCCTCTAGCCAAGCTCACCGACTCCGAACGCACTTCTCTCGCCGGTCGAGTAGCGAGGAACGATCGTATCGAGACGCCTATGTACGACCTCAAAGCATTCACCAAACAGCTGAAGCATCTGCTCGAATCCGCAAACGTCACCCTTACCGCCCCTCAACTCAAGGCCTTCATCGCCGGGCTCTCCGAGCGCGACGAAAACGCCCCAATCGTGACCGATACCAAGGGCAACACCCTGCCTGACACGGATGCCCGCGATACCGAGAACGTGCCGCTCAGCGAAGACATCCACACATACTTCGCCCGCGAGGTCCTGCCCCATGTTCCAGACGCCTGGATCGACGAATCGAGAACCAAAACCGGCTACGAGATCCCCTTCACCCGCCACTTCTACAAGTACGTGCCCCCGAGACCCCTCGAAGAAATCGACGCCGACCTCAACAAACTCATCCGCGAAATCACGGAGCTGCTGAACGAGGTGGAGGCATGA
- a CDS encoding restriction endonuclease subunit S, translated as MRLKAYLSYHESQIEWVSELPSEWYEQPFFAAVRERKAKNFGLKEENLLSLSYGQIIRKDISLNDGLLPESFETYQVVRPADIVFRFTDLQNDKRSLRSALVEERGIITSAYLSVTPVRHDARYFAYLMRSYDNQKVFYSMGGGLRQSLKFDDVKHLRIITPPDEEQKRIADYLDAQTAKIDLLIEKQRRLIETLAERRQAVINHAVTKGLDPNLPVKDSGVEWMGVIPAAWTLTRVRYVASILGGFAPEHALPDKHGKFPYFRVADLNGAGIDYSISSSTELINDKNLVAQVGTVLFPKRGGAIFTNKVTIMSVCGAFDTNLMGVVLNDDKVDPLFFAHWLKSRSLGELADTSTLPQINNKHIYPLRIGLPNLSEQRKVSKYIALQTARMDALSGKAREMIDVLKERRQALISAAVTGKIDVRGLR; from the coding sequence ATGAGATTGAAAGCGTACTTGAGCTACCACGAATCGCAGATCGAATGGGTGAGCGAACTGCCCTCCGAGTGGTACGAGCAGCCATTTTTCGCGGCAGTACGCGAACGTAAGGCCAAAAACTTCGGGCTAAAGGAGGAAAACCTACTTTCGCTTAGTTACGGACAAATTATTCGTAAAGATATCTCTTTGAATGATGGTCTTCTCCCGGAGTCGTTTGAGACATACCAAGTTGTTCGGCCCGCAGACATCGTCTTTAGATTTACGGACCTTCAGAATGACAAGCGAAGCTTGCGATCGGCGCTCGTGGAAGAGCGAGGAATCATTACGTCGGCGTATTTGTCGGTGACCCCCGTTCGTCACGACGCTCGATATTTCGCTTATCTCATGCGTTCCTATGACAACCAAAAAGTCTTCTATTCGATGGGGGGCGGTCTCCGGCAGTCCCTGAAGTTCGACGACGTGAAACATCTACGGATCATCACGCCTCCGGATGAGGAGCAGAAGCGGATCGCAGACTACCTGGATGCGCAGACTGCGAAGATCGACTTGTTGATCGAGAAGCAGAGGCGGCTGATCGAGACGTTGGCGGAGCGGAGGCAGGCGGTCATAAACCACGCTGTCACCAAGGGCCTCGACCCGAACCTGCCAGTAAAAGACTCGGGAGTGGAATGGATGGGAGTGATTCCCGCCGCCTGGACTCTAACGCGAGTGCGTTACGTCGCGAGCATCCTTGGCGGATTTGCTCCAGAACACGCTCTTCCCGACAAACATGGCAAGTTCCCATACTTTCGGGTTGCTGACTTGAACGGGGCTGGGATCGACTATTCCATTTCCAGTTCAACGGAGCTTATCAACGACAAGAATTTGGTGGCACAAGTTGGAACGGTCCTTTTTCCTAAGCGTGGCGGAGCAATTTTCACCAACAAGGTGACGATTATGTCAGTCTGCGGAGCATTCGACACAAATCTGATGGGGGTTGTCCTGAACGACGACAAAGTTGACCCGCTTTTTTTTGCGCACTGGTTGAAAAGCCGGTCACTCGGGGAACTCGCTGATACGTCCACTCTGCCGCAGATCAACAACAAGCACATCTACCCTTTGCGGATAGGCCTCCCAAACCTATCCGAGCAGCGAAAAGTATCGAAATATATCGCCCTTCAAACCGCTCGGATGGATGCGCTCTCGGGGAAGGCGCGCGAGATGATCGACGTTCTCAAGGAGCGGCGGCAGGCGCTGATCAGCGCGGCAGTGACGGGGAAGATCGATGTGAGGGGCCTGCGCTGA
- a CDS encoding type I restriction endonuclease subunit R: MDKHNEYWFEDELASHLAANGWEYSKDDTGYDRALALFPADVFGWLGDTQGDALAQRVKVSDTPSVQEKAEQQLLTRLTQLLDKPFEQGGGTLNVLRHGFKDIATQFDMCQFRPAQNLNPVTLERYSKVRLRVMRQVHYSTSNESNIDLVFFVNGLPVATMELKTDFTQSVEDAKIQYKKTRTPRDPVTKKVEPLLGFGSRALVHFAVSNSEVWMTTRLDGDNTHFLPFNMGNDGGKGNPPNPDGSPTSYLWERVLQRDAWLEIIGKFLHASSWKETDAVTGEVTVRQSLLFPRFHQWESVTALVKSARTEGPGNRYLIQHSAGSGKTNSIAWTAHQLSSLHNDAGTKVFDSVIVVTDRTVLDDQLQDAIYQIDHKSGVVVPITKGGSDSKSSALTKALTDRAQIIIVTIQTFPFALKAIRTSGALVGRSFAIIADEAHSSQTGNTSAKLRHVLSPDELASLEDGGEFDVEALLAAEMEEKATAANISFFAYTATPKAKTLELFGRIGEDGLPHPFHVYTMQQAIEEGFILDVLQNYTPYKLAFKLRHNGVEYDSADPLVNKTKAAKDLMRWVRLHPYNISQRVAVIVEHFRDNVGWRLNGQAKAMVVTGSRIEAVRYKRAFDKYVSEQGYTGLAALVAFSGEVTDEEAREESVTEITLNPGLKGRSLPKAFSTNDYQVMLVANKFQTGFDQPLLVAMYVDKKLSGVTAVQTLSRLNRTATGKDQTYVLDFVNDPAEILAAFQQYYRSAALAEVSDPNVIHELQNKLDQALIYEESEVDGAAKAWVYDEGNGALTKWLTPAKQRFAGQYADALKAGDAARVEELVLFRSDVSSFIRAYDFLSQLINYHDTGLEKRSIFYRLLAPLITSTEKDRPIDLTGVNLSHYSLRAEEVEDLQYSDEAELLKPFTAVGSGTAKDPEFVRLRELIDKMNTLFEGDGLTDNDMVGFTGYVGGKFDENERLRHQAKANTFEQFMGSPDLGNAFQEAVIESDENFRSMSEQVLGSKSIQKAILDLLAREFYDRHRRGDAA, from the coding sequence ATGGACAAGCACAACGAGTACTGGTTCGAAGACGAGCTGGCGTCGCACCTGGCGGCGAACGGGTGGGAGTACTCGAAAGACGACACCGGTTACGACCGGGCGCTCGCGCTCTTTCCGGCAGACGTCTTCGGGTGGTTGGGCGACACTCAGGGTGACGCGCTTGCCCAGCGCGTGAAGGTATCCGATACCCCCTCCGTGCAGGAGAAGGCCGAGCAACAGCTGTTGACCCGGTTGACGCAGCTGCTCGACAAGCCGTTCGAGCAGGGCGGCGGCACTTTGAACGTGTTGCGCCACGGGTTCAAAGACATCGCTACGCAGTTCGACATGTGCCAGTTTCGCCCCGCGCAGAACCTGAACCCGGTGACGCTCGAGCGGTACAGCAAGGTGCGGCTGAGGGTGATGCGGCAGGTGCACTACTCCACTTCGAATGAGAGCAACATCGACCTGGTGTTCTTCGTCAACGGGCTGCCGGTGGCGACGATGGAGCTCAAGACCGACTTCACGCAGTCGGTCGAAGACGCGAAGATCCAGTACAAGAAGACCCGCACACCGCGAGACCCGGTGACGAAGAAGGTCGAGCCGCTGCTCGGGTTTGGCAGTCGTGCGCTCGTGCACTTTGCGGTCTCGAACTCTGAGGTGTGGATGACGACTCGCCTCGACGGCGACAACACCCACTTTCTGCCGTTCAACATGGGCAATGACGGGGGCAAGGGCAACCCGCCGAACCCCGACGGGTCGCCAACTTCGTACCTGTGGGAGCGGGTGCTGCAGCGTGATGCGTGGCTCGAGATCATCGGCAAGTTTCTGCACGCGAGCTCGTGGAAGGAGACGGATGCCGTCACCGGCGAGGTCACGGTGCGGCAGTCGTTGCTGTTCCCGCGTTTTCATCAGTGGGAGTCGGTCACGGCGCTTGTGAAGTCGGCTCGCACTGAGGGCCCGGGCAATCGGTACCTGATTCAGCACAGCGCCGGCTCGGGCAAAACGAACTCGATCGCCTGGACAGCCCATCAGCTCAGCTCTCTGCACAACGACGCGGGAACGAAGGTCTTCGATTCGGTGATCGTCGTCACCGACCGCACGGTGCTCGACGACCAACTGCAGGATGCGATCTACCAGATCGACCACAAGTCTGGCGTTGTCGTGCCGATCACCAAAGGCGGCTCCGACTCGAAGTCGTCGGCCTTGACCAAGGCGCTGACCGATCGGGCGCAGATCATCATCGTCACGATTCAGACGTTTCCTTTCGCACTCAAGGCGATCCGAACATCCGGTGCCCTCGTCGGCCGTAGCTTTGCGATCATCGCCGACGAAGCGCACTCCTCTCAGACGGGCAACACCTCAGCGAAGCTCAGGCATGTTCTCTCCCCCGACGAGCTCGCCTCGCTCGAAGACGGTGGCGAGTTCGACGTCGAAGCGCTGCTTGCGGCCGAGATGGAAGAAAAGGCGACCGCGGCGAACATCAGCTTCTTCGCCTACACCGCGACCCCGAAAGCCAAGACGCTGGAGCTGTTCGGGCGTATTGGTGAAGACGGGCTGCCGCATCCGTTTCACGTGTACACGATGCAGCAGGCGATCGAAGAGGGCTTCATACTCGACGTGCTGCAGAACTACACGCCCTACAAACTCGCGTTCAAACTGAGGCACAACGGGGTGGAATACGACAGCGCCGACCCGTTGGTGAACAAGACGAAGGCCGCCAAAGACCTGATGCGGTGGGTGCGCCTGCACCCCTACAACATCTCGCAGAGGGTCGCGGTGATCGTGGAGCATTTTCGCGACAACGTGGGCTGGCGGCTCAACGGCCAGGCGAAGGCGATGGTTGTCACCGGTAGCCGCATCGAGGCCGTGCGGTACAAGCGCGCTTTCGATAAGTATGTGAGTGAGCAGGGGTACACGGGACTGGCGGCGCTCGTCGCATTCTCGGGTGAGGTGACAGATGAGGAGGCCCGTGAAGAATCGGTCACTGAGATAACGCTGAACCCCGGGCTGAAAGGGCGCAGCCTACCGAAGGCGTTCTCCACCAATGACTACCAGGTGATGTTGGTCGCCAACAAGTTTCAGACCGGATTCGATCAGCCACTGCTGGTGGCGATGTATGTCGACAAGAAGCTCTCTGGGGTCACAGCGGTTCAGACTCTGTCGCGGCTGAATCGCACGGCGACAGGCAAAGACCAGACCTATGTGCTCGACTTCGTGAACGACCCTGCCGAGATTCTCGCCGCGTTCCAGCAGTACTACCGCTCAGCAGCGCTCGCCGAGGTCTCTGACCCGAACGTCATCCACGAACTGCAGAACAAGCTCGATCAGGCTCTGATCTACGAAGAATCCGAAGTGGATGGCGCGGCGAAAGCGTGGGTCTACGACGAGGGCAATGGGGCACTCACGAAGTGGCTGACACCCGCCAAGCAGCGGTTCGCAGGCCAGTACGCCGATGCTCTCAAAGCGGGGGACGCTGCGCGGGTGGAGGAACTGGTGCTTTTTCGCAGTGACGTGAGCAGCTTCATCCGTGCCTACGATTTTCTGTCGCAACTCATCAACTATCACGACACCGGTTTGGAGAAGCGTTCGATCTTCTATCGTCTACTCGCACCGCTCATTACGAGCACGGAGAAGGACCGGCCGATCGATCTGACCGGGGTGAACCTCAGCCACTACAGCCTGCGCGCTGAGGAGGTCGAAGATCTTCAGTACAGCGATGAGGCCGAGCTGCTCAAGCCCTTTACCGCGGTCGGGTCGGGCACGGCGAAAGACCCCGAGTTCGTGCGACTGCGGGAACTCATCGACAAGATGAACACCCTCTTCGAGGGCGACGGTCTCACCGACAACGACATGGTCGGGTTTACCGGATATGTTGGTGGAAAGTTTGACGAGAACGAACGACTCCGACACCAGGCTAAGGCCAACACCTTCGAGCAGTTCATGGGTAGCCCTGACTTGGGGAACGCCTTTCAAGAAGCCGTGATCGAATCTGACGAGAATTTCCGGTCGATGAGCGAGCAGGTGCTCGGGAGTAAATCAATTCAAAAAGCCATACTCGACTTGCTTGCTCGCGAGTTCTACGACCGTCATCGCCGGGGCGACGCAGCATGA
- the rplK gene encoding 50S ribosomal protein L11 — protein MAPKKKVTGLIKLQIKAGAANPAPPIGPALGQHGVNIMEFCKAYNAATEDQRGNVIPVEITVYEDRSFTFILKTPPAAELIKKAAGVAKGSGTPHTVKVAKLTKEQVREIAQIKLADLNANDLDAASLIIAGTARSMGITVEA, from the coding sequence ATGGCACCGAAAAAGAAGGTCACAGGTCTGATCAAGCTTCAGATCAAGGCCGGCGCCGCCAACCCCGCACCGCCCATCGGGCCTGCGCTGGGACAGCACGGCGTGAACATCATGGAGTTCTGCAAGGCATACAATGCAGCGACTGAAGACCAGCGCGGCAACGTCATTCCGGTTGAGATCACCGTGTACGAAGACCGTTCGTTCACGTTCATCCTGAAGACCCCGCCCGCCGCAGAGCTCATCAAGAAGGCCGCCGGCGTCGCCAAGGGTTCGGGAACCCCGCACACCGTCAAGGTCGCGAAGCTCACCAAAGAGCAGGTTCGGGAGATCGCCCAGATCAAGCTGGCCGACCTCAACGCCAACGATCTCGACGCTGCGTCGTTGATCATTGCAGGAACCGCCCGCTCCATGGGCATCACGGTCGAGGCGTAG